In Apium graveolens cultivar Ventura chromosome 10, ASM990537v1, whole genome shotgun sequence, the following are encoded in one genomic region:
- the LOC141691017 gene encoding uncharacterized protein LOC141691017, whose protein sequence is MEAPPTVNEPPKARVYTMSGKDAIMDTDVVAVMDGEDNMWTELPKFSERYMSGVRDFIQNAFFRFTIGDEITCPCKFSKNNKWHPQDIIYDHLIYNGPWEFSAKWIFDISHEHLETNEDMDEVGTNLGDNLDELMRRTVGDMRNGEDVHSSGPTSNAEKLYRHFEEGKQPLYPGYTKFLSLSFIIRLYSLKCVHGITESRFGDLLDLLRESFPQAHIPLSFNAAKSIIKDIGLDYHKIHACPNDCMIYWRVNEKEDACKTCGVSRWILGEKKGAAENDLEKVSSRVPAKVMRYFPLKPRLRRMFMSKDYSELMIWHAVGRKTDGKLRHPADAEAWKTLDAKYPQFLSENRNIRLGVTADGFSPYRTMSTLHSTWPVVLVNYNPPPWLSMKTENLILSTIIPGQESPKNRIDIYL, encoded by the coding sequence TTATGGACGGCGAGGATAACATGTGGACAGAACTCCCAAAATTTAGCGAGAGATATATGAGTGGTGTAAGAGATTTTATTCAAAATGCGTTTTTTAGATTCACCATAGGTGATGAAATAACTTGTCCTTGCAAATTTTCTAAGAATAACAAGTGGCATCCTCAAGATATAATATATGATCATCTCATCTACAATGGTCCGTGGGAATTTTCTGCGAAATGGATTTTTGACATTTCCCACGAACATCTCGAAACAAATGAAGATATGGATGAAGTTGGTACAAATTTGGGAGATAATCTCGATGAGTTGATGCGCCGGACAGTTGGAGATATGCGGAACGGTGAAGATGTCCATTCTAGTGGGCCAACTTCCAATGCTGAGAAATTGTACCGTCACTTTGAAGAGGGTAAACAACCATTATATCCAGGCTACACCAAATTTTTGAGCTTAAGTTTTATCATTAGGTTGTATTCTTTGAAATGTGTACATGGAATCACCGAATCTAGATTCGGGGATCTCTTAGATTTGTTAAGAGAAAGTTTCCCACAAGCCCATATACCTTTATCTTTTAATGCTGCAAAAAGTATCATTAAAGATATAGGTCTTGATTACCATAAGATTCACGCCTGCCCAAATGATTGTATGATTTATTGGCGAGTAAATGAAAAGGAAGATGCGTGCAAAACTTGTGGCGTTTCGAGGTGGATTTTAGGGGAAAAGAAAGGGGCGGCTGAAAATGATTTGGAGAAGGTAAGTAGTAGAGTACCAGCCAAGGTGATGCGTTATTTTCCATTAAAACCTAGGCTGCGAAGGATGTTCATGTCCAAGGATTATTCAGAGCTTATGATTTGGCATGCTGTGGGACGAAAAACTGATGGTAAACTTAGACATCCAGCTGATGCCGAGGCATGGAAGACGTTGGATGCTAAGTATCCTCAGTTTTTATCAGAAAACAGAAACATTAGATTAGGTGTAACAGCAGATGGGTTTAGTCCTTATCGTACAATGAGTACACTTCATAGCACATGGCCAGTTGTTTTGGTAAACTACAATCCGCCACCTTGGTTGAGTATGAAGACGGAAAATTTGATTCTTTCGACAATTATCCCCGGTCAAGAGTCTCCGAAGAATAGGATTGACATATATTTGTAG